The Bacteroidota bacterium sequence TCTGGTTCAGATAAATTACTATCACCATGAAAATCAGTTAGGTTTTATATTAATGCCATATCCAGTTGAAAATGTTCATAGAGAACCGATGTTAGGTATTATATATAACAAAGAAGCAAGTTGCCCATCACTTCTTTCAGGAGGTATAGACCTTTTATATGAAAACACTAATGTTATTAATGAGTCCAGTATAATATTAGATTATACTGATAGCTTAAACCTATTAGTCGATGGAGGGAGTACAGAAAGTTTAAGCTTTGATATACAAACAAGCATGCCCTATGAAGCAATGGACTTAAGACAGCAGTTGCTTAATGAGTCCCCTTATCTTTCTGATACTGTAATGAAATCTGCCATTGAAAAGGAAAATGTGCTACCAAATGTAATGATCAAAGATATTTTGGTAGCCAATCCTCATTCAGTAAAATCTCCAGATTTATTACGCCAATTAAACAACAGATTGATTTTAATGCCTGATTATTGGATGGCAGAGATTATGGATGGCATTAACTACTACGGTGCAAAAGAGCTATTGGAAAAAAGCCTTGCGCTGCATTCTTCTGCCCGGGCACAATCATTTATGAAGTTAATTAGTGAATATAAATATGACACATTAAACGCATATGCAAGAGATAGCCTTAAAAATTTGCTTAAAACCAGGCAGAATGTTAATGCTAAATACAGACTTGCTTATTTGTACTTGATGGAAAATGATTCAACAACAGCAAATAATATTATTGATAGTATCCCAATAAACTTTGTTTTGGATGATAATGAACAATTTGAGCATGGACTGCATAATGACCTGGTGGATATTCAGAATCACTATTGGAATAATAATTATTCATTGGATAGTATTGATATTCAAAATTTACAAAGTATTTCTTCCAATATAAATACTTTACAAGGCATTTATTCAAGGAATCTTTTAGTAATAAATAATCTGCAAGAATTCAAAGAAACAATATATCTGCCTGATAATCTAAAAAGTGGTATTGTTTGGGATATAACATATAATAGTAATACTATAGAAACGTCAATAGTTCAGATTTATCCCAATCCTTCATATAGTTATTTCATCATAGAATATGATTTGAATGAGCCTGTTGAGTCAGGAAAAATTATAATTTCTGATGTTTTAGGAAAACAAATTCAAATGTACAGAATTGAAGGACAGCAAAACCAAATACTGTGTAGTACGGATAAATATACAACAGGAATGTATTTCGTTCATGTATTCATTAACAACGAATTAGTTGAAAATCATAAGTTAAATATCGTTAAATAAAATGGCCATATATAGATTTATAATTATTGTAACTATTAGTATATTTTTGCAAAACCCTGGATTTTGTCAAAATAAATGGATTCAATCATACCTGGGTAACAAATCCGTATTTGGAGAAGACTTTGAGGAATCATATGATAAAGGCTATCTTTTAGCCGGTTACTATGTTACGGCAACTTTTCCCAATTTTTCCTGGATAATTAAAACGGATATTAATGGGGAAATGCTTTGGAACAAGACTTTTGGAGAAACTAATTCATTTATTGCATTAGCAGATATTGATATTAACAATTTCGGTGAAATTTTTTGTGTGGGATTTACTACTTATTACGATCCGTTTCAAGATCCGATTATTATTAAAATTAATCCTTGTGGTGAAAAGCAATGGTGCATAGTTTATCACACACCTGGTGATATGGATTATGCTTATAATGTTTTAGCCTTAGAAGATGGAAGTGTTGTTACAATTCTAAAGTACACAGGCTATTTTCCACCTGGAAATGATAGAATTTGTCTCGCAAAATTTGATTCCCAGGGCGATATGATCTGGAAAGAATGTTACAATAGTCCAGATACATCTATGATAAATGAAGATGCACGCTCCTTTATTTTAACAAATGATAGTGGCTATTTAATAACTGGAAGTTGTGATTATGAAGATCCATTAAATCCAGGATTATATTGGGCGAAGCCATATTTCATTAAAACAGATTCAAATGGTGTTTTCCAGTGGGAAAGAGTTGCATTTAAGAATGTTGGTGGAGAATCCGGTGGATTTGCCTGGACCACAACACTTAATGATAGAAATGACTATTATTATTCTTCAATTAGCCATCATTCATCCATTACAGGGAATTATTCGCCCGCTTTAATGAAAATGAATTTAGATGGATACATTATCGACACTTATGATTTAGTATATGGATATAAACATGGGGGATTAGGGTATTCGACATTTTTAAATGATTCTGTTCTAGCAGGAAGTGCCGGTTGGGGAAATACTGAGGATGACATCGTAAACCATGCTGTTTTATTTGATACCGTTGGGAATATAATTAATTATACTGATTTGGTGAATGATATTTATGGAAGCATCCTTCAAAAATCATTTGATCAAAAGCTTTTATATATGTATAGCACATATCAGTCCAACCAATTCGACGTTTATCTGCGCAAGCTCAACCAAAACCTGGAAGACGACAGTATTTATACTTTTCCCTTTAAATACGATTCCCTTTGCCCATACCCCATCGCATCCGACACCATTGTCCCGGATGACTGCAGCCTCATCGTAGGCACCACAGAATGGCCAGACATAAACACAAAAACCAATACCACCGATGCCCTGGAGGTTTTCCCGAACCCGGCGTATGAAGAAATACATTGTAAATACAGAATATTGGAACGAAGTGGAAATCCCGACTTGTCGGGACAGAATACAGAATTGACAATTAGCCTGTATGACATCTGGGGAAGACTTATTGAATCGGTAAAAATTCCTTCCGGGCAATCGCAGATACGCATCGATGTTTCGGATTATACGCCCGGGGTGTATTTCGTGGTGCTGAAATCAGATGGAGAGGCGATTGGGAGAGAAAAGGTTGTTATCTATTGATTACTGAATGTCGATTGCCATGAACATTTTCCTTCCTGAAGCATTTATAGAGAAACTAAATTAAACCTGAAAAAACCATGAAGATCTTTTTTCCGGGCAATAAAAAGGTTTTTGCCGATTTCAACGGATTTACCATCAAGACAGACCAGTCGCGGCAGGGCGGCGGTGACGCCGAATATCCGGAGCCGTTCACTCTCTTCCTTGCTTCCCTGGGTACCTGTGCCGGGATCTTTACCAAGGCCTTTTGCGACCAGCGGGGAATACCTGCCGATGATATCACCCTCGACCAGGAGCAATCGTACAATCCTGTTAAAAGACTGATCGACAAGATCAATATTACCATTAACGTACCTTCTTCGTTTCCTGAAAAGTACGACAATGCACTTATTCAGACAGCCTCTCTTTGCTCGGTTAAAAAGCATTTAAAGGATGAAATTGAAGTGAGCGTGACGATAAACCGAAAGAAATAGATCAAAGAAGCAGGATCCCGAGTATGGCGACCACCGCGATTAAGGCTGCAAAGACTATAATAACGCGTTTCCTGTACTGACGTGACTTATATTTCAATTCTGCGATCTCATTTCTCAAATCCCTTATCTCAAAAACATTTTTAACGGAGTTAAGCAGATTGTCGAAAAAAACTTCATCTTTCAGGATATAATCAACGGCTCCTTTTTTCAGCAGGCTGACTGCATTTTTCAGATCTTCCATGGAAGTGAGCATGATGACGTTCTGTGAAGGTGCTTTTATCATGATCTCCTTTAAGATCTCTCCTCCGTCCTTGGCGTTTTTGTCGTGGCTGTCGAGCTGGAAATCCAGAATGATCACATCGGGGTTTTCGGAAAGTTTTTCCAGCATGGCTTCACCCGTATAGAAAACACTCACC is a genomic window containing:
- a CDS encoding T9SS type A sorting domain-containing protein; this encodes GYYIPTGGIVQSYGGVFKDNIIGVCFYPYQNFNPQTSEPANNLSRFKNTGFITTEFLYGMEIEPGESAIPETFVDLQSVEGILFKGNTFQNLATTSDESRGTGIRSGSAGFYVYNECAISNTTPCPEYYISIFEHLDYGILVLDDRESLPIVIDSATFTDNKRGILMSGVNNAEIFHNTFEMDMPDSYHSTSDTLIGVYLEACQEFLLTENYFTGYSGTQMDHAAIYTHNLGPYYNEIYNNSIENLSCGIVTAGENRNGNAEGLCILCNDFTDCQYDVYIIPYGGMVVENLGIAKNQGMVSGQSYLPAANTFTDDEEYQDLEYNIYNDPDDLVQINYYHHENQLGFILMPYPVENVHREPMLGIIYNKEASCPSLLSGGIDLLYENTNVINESSIILDYTDSLNLLVDGGSTESLSFDIQTSMPYEAMDLRQQLLNESPYLSDTVMKSAIEKENVLPNVMIKDILVANPHSVKSPDLLRQLNNRLILMPDYWMAEIMDGINYYGAKELLEKSLALHSSARAQSFMKLISEYKYDTLNAYARDSLKNLLKTRQNVNAKYRLAYLYLMENDSTTANNIIDSIPINFVLDDNEQFEHGLHNDLVDIQNHYWNNNYSLDSIDIQNLQSISSNINTLQGIYSRNLLVINNLQEFKETIYLPDNLKSGIVWDITYNSNTIETSIVQIYPNPSYSYFIIEYDLNEPVESGKIIISDVLGKQIQMYRIEGQQNQILCSTDKYTTGMYFVHVFINNELVENHKLNIVK
- a CDS encoding response regulator, producing MKEQKHIFLIDDNELFAATVCNGLKEKLGARVSVFYTGEAMLEKLSENPDVIILDFQLDSHDKNAKDGGEILKEIMIKAPSQNVIMLTSMEDLKNAVSLLKKGAVDYILKDEVFFDNLLNSVKNVFEIRDLRNEIAELKYKSRQYRKRVIIVFAALIAVVAILGILLL
- a CDS encoding OsmC family protein; this encodes MKIFFPGNKKVFADFNGFTIKTDQSRQGGGDAEYPEPFTLFLASLGTCAGIFTKAFCDQRGIPADDITLDQEQSYNPVKRLIDKINITINVPSSFPEKYDNALIQTASLCSVKKHLKDEIEVSVTINRKK
- a CDS encoding T9SS type A sorting domain-containing protein, with product MAIYRFIIIVTISIFLQNPGFCQNKWIQSYLGNKSVFGEDFEESYDKGYLLAGYYVTATFPNFSWIIKTDINGEMLWNKTFGETNSFIALADIDINNFGEIFCVGFTTYYDPFQDPIIIKINPCGEKQWCIVYHTPGDMDYAYNVLALEDGSVVTILKYTGYFPPGNDRICLAKFDSQGDMIWKECYNSPDTSMINEDARSFILTNDSGYLITGSCDYEDPLNPGLYWAKPYFIKTDSNGVFQWERVAFKNVGGESGGFAWTTTLNDRNDYYYSSISHHSSITGNYSPALMKMNLDGYIIDTYDLVYGYKHGGLGYSTFLNDSVLAGSAGWGNTEDDIVNHAVLFDTVGNIINYTDLVNDIYGSILQKSFDQKLLYMYSTYQSNQFDVYLRKLNQNLEDDSIYTFPFKYDSLCPYPIASDTIVPDDCSLIVGTTEWPDINTKTNTTDALEVFPNPAYEEIHCKYRILERSGNPDLSGQNTELTISLYDIWGRLIESVKIPSGQSQIRIDVSDYTPGVYFVVLKSDGEAIGREKVVIY